The DNA region CAGGCCGAAGCAGGCCAACGGCGTCTCGATCGCGGCACCGCCGCGCAGTGCCGACTACCAGCGCTCGCTGCACAATGAATGGGGCCTGTCGCTGTGGCTGGAGTCGGAGGCCAAGGGCGCGCAGCGCACGCTGATGCTCGACTATGGCTACACGCCCGACGTGCTGCTCAACAACATGGCGCTGATCGGCGTCGACCCGGCGAAGCTCGACGCGCTGATCGTCAGCCACGGGCATTACGATCATTTCGGCGGCCTCAACGGCTTCCTCGACAAATTCCGTGAGAAACTGCCGGCCGACGTCAAGCTCTATGCCGGCGGCGAAGACAATTTCTGCCATCGCGTCAGCGCGACGGCGACCAAAGGCCAGTTCACCGATTTCGGCACGCTCGACCGCCGCCAGCTCGCCGCCCAACGCGTCACCACGGTGCTGTGCGAGACGCCGACCGTGATCGCGGGCCACGCCTTCACCACCGGCAAGATCACCCGCCGCAGCATGGAGCGCATCCTGCCGCAGACCTGGGTCGAGTTCGGCATCAAGGACGGGCTCGGCTGCAACACCAGCCACTATCTGCCGGCCGAGCTGGACGGCAAGATCGTCCCCGACGAGCACATCCACGAGCACGCGACCTGCTTCAACGTGCGCGACATGGGCCTCGTCGTGATCTCGTCCTGCGGCCATGTCGGCATCGTCAATTCGGTCAAGCAGGCCCAGGAGGTCTCCGGCATCCAGAAGGTGCACGCCATCGTCGGCGGCTTCCATCTCGGGCCGGCACCGAAGGACTACCTCGCCGAGGTCGTCGCCGAGATCAAGAAGCTCGACCCTGACGTGCTGATCCCGATGCACTGCTCCGGGCTCAACTTCGTGCAGGAGGCGACCGCGCAGATGGGCGACAAGGTGCTGGTCACGACGACCGGCAGCCGCCTCTCCTTCGGCATATGAGGCTGCGTGCCATCGCATGCGCCGGCGTCGGAATGTGGCTGACGCTGGCAACGGCGTTCGCCACCGAGGCGCCCGCGCAGTCGACGCGGTCGGCCGCCGAGACCATGGACATCCTGATGTGGAACAGGGAGCCGGTCGGCGGCCCGTTCGCGCTCATCGACCAGGCCGGCCATCAGCGCACCGACCGGGATTTCCGCGGCAAGCTGATGCTGGTCTATTTCGGCTTCACCTACTGCCCCGACGTCTGCCCGACCGATCTGCAGGCGATCGGCCTTGCACTCGACAAGCTCGGCCGCGACGGCGACGACGTGCAGCCGATCTTCATCACGGTCGATCCGGAGCGCGACACCGCGCAGCATCTCGCCGAATATGTGCCGATGTTCCACAAGCGGCTGATCGGTCTCACCGGCAGCGCCGCAGCGATCCAAAACGTTGCCGACGCCTACAAGGTGTATTACGCCCGCGTCCCGCTGAAGGACGCGGACTACACCGTCGATCACACCGCCTACATCTACCTGATGGATCGCGACGGCAATTATCTCGGCTTCTTTCCGCCGGGCACCTCCGCGGATCGCATGGTGGAGATCATCCGGCCGAGGCTCGCGGCACCGGCGCACTAGCACAATTCAATGCATGCGCCCGTGCGCACGCAAGAACGTCTCACCGCTTTCCGTCACCGTCACCCGCAGCCCTTCGACCGAAGGCCGACGCGCGACGTAGCCGCGGTCGACCGCGTCTTCCCAGATCGTCAGCCGCGGGCACGACGTGCGCCAGGTCTCGATCACCTCGGCATAAGGCCGCGGCTGCCGCGCGATCCACTCCACGAGATCGAGCACCAGGGCGTCGGTCGTCTCTGCCATCGCATGTCTCCCTCAACGTCCCGAGCATGATCTTGCGGATGCGCCAATATTCCCGCGCCTGGCTCTCGTTCCCGCCTCTTGATTTCTCCCCCCGCTTGGCCTCTCCGCACAAATCGAGTTATCTTGCCCTTGCATCAGTTTTCCTGAGGGTCCGGCATGCGGCGGCTGCTCTTTCTCAACGGCATCAAGGCGTTCGAAGCGGCGGCGCGGACCGGCAGCTTTGCGGGCGCGGGCGGCGAGCTGAACGTCTCGGCGGCCGCGATCAGCCGGATGGTGCATCTGCTGGAAGAGCGGCTCGGCGTGGCGCTGTTCGAGCGCAAGGCCAACCGTCTGGTCACCACACCGGCCGGCCGGGCCTATCAGAGCGGGCTGACGCCGATCTTCGACGCACTGGCGAGCCTGACCGCGCAGGTCACGGCGTCGGTGAGCACGCGCGTGCTGACGGTCGGCGTCGGACCGACGTTCGCGATGAAGTGGATGATCCCGCATCTCGCCGAGTTCCGCAAAGCCGAGCCCGACATCGAGGTGCGGATCACCACCGGCGGCATGCAGGTGCCGTTCGCCGACGACTGGAGCTGCGGCATCCAGCTCGGCAGCGGCGAATGGCCGGGCCTCGTCGCCGAGCCGCTGTTCGCCGCCGATCTGTTGCCGGTGTGCACGGCGCGGCTCGCCAATGCCGTCAAGCGCCCCGCCGACCTCAAGGGCCCGAGCCTGATCCGCGTCGCGCATTCGCCGGACGACTGGCCGTCCTGGCTGAAGGCCGCCGGCGTGCCGCGGCTGACCGCGCGCGGACCGGAATTCCAGTTCTATGGCCAGGCGCTGCAAGCCGCCGTCGACGGGCTCGGCATTGCGATGGGCATCCGGCCTTATATCGACGACGACCTCGCCGCCGGCCGCCTGGTGGCGCCGTTTGCCCTCAGCGTGCCGAAGGGGATGCGCTGGTATCTCGTCTACCGCCGCTTCCAGACCGAGCAGCGCGACTTCGCCGCGTTCCGCCGCTGGATCATCCGCGCCGCGGCCGCGCCCGCCGCGCCGCGCAAGGGCGCGCGCAGCGTCATCTGATACCGCCAGCTGCGCAATTGACGGGGAACCCGCGGTTCCACTGCTCCCCGCACAAATAAACCCCGAGCCCTGTGAACTGGTTCACATTTGGCGCCGCGCGTGCGTGCTTCGATTGAGAAGGGAATCCCGAGGTCGCGATGATTTACGGCGGTTTTGAAATCAAGTCGTTCGAAGTGGGGAAGGGGCAATGGCACGCCAGGGTTCAACGGATCGATCAAAAGCCGGTCGTCATCGATGGCATGCCGTTTCCGACGCTCGAAATCGGCTTTGCGTGGTCCGATCGGGATGCGGCGATCTCCGACGCGACGAAGCTTATCGACCGGCTGCACCCGCGCAATGGTATGACGGCGGCGGTCGGAGCGTCGGCGTGACCGGCAACACCCTGGTCGCCGTGGTCCCGCAATGCGAGCCCGATCCGGTCTGGCCCGCGCAGGTGCGGACCAACTGCCCGGATTGCGCCGCCAGCCTCGACCTGCTCCGCGTCATTCCCGGGCGCGCCGCCGAATACTGGACCATGCGCTGCGGCGGCTGCGGCGGGATCCATATGGACATTGTGGACCG from Bradyrhizobium genosp. L includes:
- a CDS encoding LysR substrate-binding domain-containing protein, with the protein product MRRLLFLNGIKAFEAAARTGSFAGAGGELNVSAAAISRMVHLLEERLGVALFERKANRLVTTPAGRAYQSGLTPIFDALASLTAQVTASVSTRVLTVGVGPTFAMKWMIPHLAEFRKAEPDIEVRITTGGMQVPFADDWSCGIQLGSGEWPGLVAEPLFAADLLPVCTARLANAVKRPADLKGPSLIRVAHSPDDWPSWLKAAGVPRLTARGPEFQFYGQALQAAVDGLGIAMGIRPYIDDDLAAGRLVAPFALSVPKGMRWYLVYRRFQTEQRDFAAFRRWIIRAAAAPAAPRKGARSVI
- a CDS encoding SCO family protein, coding for MWLTLATAFATEAPAQSTRSAAETMDILMWNREPVGGPFALIDQAGHQRTDRDFRGKLMLVYFGFTYCPDVCPTDLQAIGLALDKLGRDGDDVQPIFITVDPERDTAQHLAEYVPMFHKRLIGLTGSAAAIQNVADAYKVYYARVPLKDADYTVDHTAYIYLMDRDGNYLGFFPPGTSADRMVEIIRPRLAAPAH
- a CDS encoding MBL fold metallo-hydrolase, which gives rise to MTNDLARRDFLKGSAAIAGAAAAGAFSCVEIASAAPIEVPTVDKLSIRVLVDSSFDQFFRPKQANGVSIAAPPRSADYQRSLHNEWGLSLWLESEAKGAQRTLMLDYGYTPDVLLNNMALIGVDPAKLDALIVSHGHYDHFGGLNGFLDKFREKLPADVKLYAGGEDNFCHRVSATATKGQFTDFGTLDRRQLAAQRVTTVLCETPTVIAGHAFTTGKITRRSMERILPQTWVEFGIKDGLGCNTSHYLPAELDGKIVPDEHIHEHATCFNVRDMGLVVISSCGHVGIVNSVKQAQEVSGIQKVHAIVGGFHLGPAPKDYLAEVVAEIKKLDPDVLIPMHCSGLNFVQEATAQMGDKVLVTTTGSRLSFGI